DNA sequence from the Sulfurimonas sp. HSL3-7 genome:
CCGTCGGGTAAAAGATCAGCTCCGCTCCCATCAAGGCGAGCGAGCGCGCCGTCTCCGGGAACCACTGGTCCCAGCAAATGCCCACGCCTATTTTGGCATAAGCGGTCTGCCAGACCCTGAAGCCGGTATCGCCGGGTTTGAAATAGAACTTCTCCTCATAACCCGGACCGCTCGGGATGTGGGTCTTGCGGTAGTTCTCCATAACGGTGCCGTCGGCATCGATCACCACTAGGGAGTTGAAGTAGTCGCTCCCCGACTTCTCGAAGTAGCTCAGCGGCAGCACCACCCCAAGTTCTTTCGCCACTGCACTGAAACGGCCGATAAGCGGGTGCCCTTCACGTTCCTGTGCCCAGGAGAAGTACTTCTCATCCATATCCTTGCAGAAGTAAAGTCCCTCGAAAAGTTCCGGCAGCAGAATGATCTGCGCGTCGTTAGCAGCCGCCTCTCTGACCAGCGCTTCCGCCCTGTCGGCATTGGCCTCTTTGTCTTCACTCATTGCCATCTGGATCGCGGCTACTTTGACCATCACAACTCCTCTTTCCAACACTTTTATTATGCTCCTGCAATCGTATCACAGGCAGAATTCAACCCTCTTTTAATACCGAAGAGCACTTTTTTTGTTAAGAAATTATACCACTATAAAACACCGATTTTTGTACTCCTGCCCGAATAACTTCCCTACTGCCCGGGTGAGGGACTGTTTTGTACCCGTAATATTTTTGTGCTAATATACACAAAAAAAAAGAGAGTCCCATGCAATCAAAATTAGCCCTATCACTTTCCACTATCCTGCTTCTGGGAGGCAGTTCGCTCCACGCGCTCAAATTTGAGACACTCGGCTACAAATCGGTCTCGATGGGCGGCGCTGCCGTTGCCAGCTCAGCCGGCTCCATCGCGACCTACAATAACCCCGCCCTTTTGGCCAAGACACCCTACGGCGTAGAGGTCTCTCTCGGCGGCGGTATCAGCGAATACGACCACGGTGCCGGTGCATCGATCGAGAAACTTGATGATGTCGATTTTATCGACACCCTCGACAGAGCATCACAGGATGTCTTAACGCTGACAGAAGAAGACAAGCAGAACCTTATCGAGGGGAAAAACATCATTGTCGACATGGACGGTAATGCCATCAGCCTAGCTCCTCAGGCCTATCTTGCGGCCCAGGTCCAGAATTTCGGTTTCGGTCTCTTCGGCAGTTCCGACTCTGCAGCGACCGCAGTGGTCGATCAGGCACATGATCAGCTCATCTTTGAAAACAGCTTTAGTCCAACCGGCTATTCTAAAATCGACGAGAGCACCCTCAACCTAACTAATTCCTCTGCCGCCGATTACACTGATTACTCGATCGAATACGCCGTCAACAATAATCTGACCTATATGGACGTAACAGGGGTGACCCTCGCTGAAGTCCCTATCGCCTACGGCCGCAATTTCGAAACGAATATCGGTAATGTAATGGTGGGCGGTGCGCTCAAATATATGCACGCGTTGACCTATACCGAGCGGATGAAGATCGACAATTCCGATGAGGATAGCGGAAACGATCTCAAGAAAGATGAGCAGAGTTCCAACTTCGGTATCGATCTCGGGCTTGCCTACCAGCCCGTTTTTGACTACGACCTGACGTTCGGCCTTGTCGCCAAAAATATCAACGCGCCGAAGTTCGACTTCTACGACGGCGGCACTTACAAGATCGACCCGATGGTCCGTGCCGGTGTCGCCTACAGGATCTTGGACTCCCTGGAAGTGGCTGCCGATATCGACCTCACCAGCAACAAGATGCTGAATGAGGATCTCGAGAGCCAGATGATCGGCGGCGGTGTAAACTATGAGCCTTTCACCGATTTCTTTGCCCTCTCTCTTCGTGCAGGGTTGATGAAAAACCTTGACGCTAACGATAAGTCAGACCTTATCTATACAGCCGGTCTGGGAATAGGTGTCAAGTGGTTCCAGGTCGATCTCTCCGGCCAGATGTCAGGCAATAAGAGCACAGTTGACGGTACGAGCATTCCGCAGTACGCGAAAGTCAACCTGGCGCTTATCTCACGCTGGTAAAGAGCTCACCTCTTAACTTAAAAAACACTTCTTCTGCAGAGGAAGGAGTTTGTCGCGTTAATAAAAAAATATAAAGTTAACGGGATTTCCGATGGAGTTTGAAGCGGACAGCATCCATTTTTTACGCGCCGCATGGCTGATACGTAGAACCGGTATGCTGATAAAGAGACAGGGTTTTTAGTGGTCCGTCAAACCCTGTACGTAACGCTCAGCTGAGCTGTTTGTGAAGCGAGTTCAAGTCTCCGAGGACATTGATACTGGTTATTTTTCCATTTTTGAACTGAAAAAATGATGCGCCCGAATAGCAGATACGTCTGCCGGTCGGTTCATAATCAAATACGGGCCCCTTATGGGTACCCGTATAGGTGACATAGACCGCAGCAAGATTGTTTTCCTGTACCATGATCTCTACCGCATGGTAGAGGTTTGGAAACGCATGCAAAAGCATTTGGGCATACTCTTTAAAACCTTCGATGCCATTGGCCGTGATATCCAGCGAACCGCGGAAGCGGACATCCGGATCTAGCAGCGTCTCTGCCTTGGTAAAATCCTGATCATTCCACATATCATAATACGCTCTGATCAGCTCTTTGTTCTCCATTCCTGCCCTTAATCTATATAGTGCGGTTTATGCGAAAACTTTTCGACGGATGCATATTCATCGTCTTCCCACTCGTCGTATTCGTCATACGCATCATAATCCACTGTGAAGATCTTGTCATAACCCCGTTTAAGGAGTTCATCATCGATCGTCTCACTGTTAAAACCTCTGCTTTCGCAAAGAGATACGATATCGGCGATATCCGCCGCATCAACGCCACCTAGTTCCATTTCCAATACAATATCAGATACTTTCATCGGATCCTCGATAAAGACAAAAGCGTAATGTGCTCTAGTAAGAAACAAAAGTTTGACAGCCAGTATCAAACACAGCCAAAAAAAACCGTGATCACCACGACAGCGACCAATGTGACTCAAAGGCTTTTCTTTCAAAAAGTGGGCCGTTAATCTGAGTAAACAATTATACTCCTTTTTCCGATAAATTACAGTAATAACATAGACCGGAAATACACCCGTACTGACACCGTAATTATGGGATCTCCCCGTGAAAAGAATTTCCCCGATCTGTTCCGAAGCGCAATCCGTACGGCGTTTCGTTAAGAAACTTTTAGCTGCAAACGATTTTTTTGGATGTATAATTTATCAATGGATAATACAGAGAGCTTATTTTCAGATCGGTGCCGCCTGCGCTTTTTGTGCCGATAGAGCACATGCGAAAGACGTCTGCCGTTCTCTGCCAATGCAAGCGCCCGCGACAGAACGATCTTGTTGCAATCATAGAACCGTGATTAGAGAGGAGTTATCGAATGAAGGCCGTCCAACTACTAAAAACCCTTATTTTCTTAATATTGCTGTCCGCCCCGCTGGCGGCAGAAGAGCTTGACGCTGCCGCCAAATGCGACCAGGCCTATGAAGCCTGCGTCGAAAAGTGCGACAATGCCGCTGACGGCTCAAGCCAGTGTTATGAGCAGTGCCAGGAGGCTTATGACAAATGCCTGCTCCTTGCACAGGAACAGCCGGAACAGCAGGTGCAGCCGGAACAGTAGCTTTGATCGGAATAGACCGCCTGCGAAGAGCGCTATTTGATCTTTATCACCGGTTTTTGTAATAAGAGGTTGTTCGGATACAACACGACATTGCCTTCATCATCTTTGAGTTCAACCTGAAAAAGTGCGATCTCCTGAATGGTTCCCTCTATACTGTTCTCCCCGTCAATAACTTTTATCTTGTCGCCGACTCTTGCCGGAAAGGTGAAAAAGATAATAATACTTGCCGTAATGTTGCTAAGGATCGACCACTGGGCGAACATTGCCACTCCGATGATAGCGAATATCGATGAAGCGACAACAGAGACGCCTTTGATGTCGACGCTCCAGATGAATGCGATAACGATCAGCGCCGCCACGACAAAAAGCAGCTCGAAGACTTTTTCAATATAGAAAAGTCTTTTGTCGGCAACCCCCTTCCGCCGTGCAATATTCCTGAGGAGGCGTTTGAAAAGTCGAAAGCCCACATAGGCCAGAAAAGCTGCGCCAATACTCCACAATATATTTGAACTCATCCTCTTGCGTACTCCGATGCTGTTTACTGATACTCATGGCGGCAGGTCGGATCATTCAAGAGTAAACCGTCAGGCCGTAAAGTATAGAAGTATATCAAAAGAGCACTTTTTCAGGGGATGCGGAGGTGGACACTTTGCCCGTTGACAGGCATGTTTTTGCAAACAGGCTTCCTTAACCACCCTCTTTTATCTGACTGTTGGACACTGCTCTTTACACCCCGCAAAAGTTAATTAGTGTACACTATTTGCTACAGGGATCGACGGGACAAAGGAGCTTCTATGAAAGTTATCGCTGCCATCAACGGTACCATCACGGCAGAAAGCATGGCGTTTTATGCCCTGAAGTATGCAAAAAGCCAGGATTTTCCTCTTCTTCTGCTCCATATACAAAACGAAAAAGACGACCTGAATGAGGTAAGAGCAAGCATCGAGCGTATCACGACCCTGGCGCTTGCTGAAGCGGTCCAAACCGAAGCACTTATCCTTGAAGGACCGCCTAAAAAAACGATCCGGACCCTCCTCTCGGGTATCTATGCCGATGTGATCTTCTGCAGTACACGCAAAGATAAAAGCTTTATCACCGGCTCTTTCAGCGAAGCACTGACCAAAATGGGCCTCAATACCGATATCGCCATTGTACGTATCGTCAAGATAGACTCAACTGTGGATATTGGCTCGATGATACTCTCTATCAAAGAGGATAGACTTTCGGTCAAAAAGTTCACCTTTTTTGCCTCTTTGGCCTCTGCTTATCAGGCTTCCGGAGAGATCTACTCGGTATCAAGCATGTCAAAAGTGTCGCTTGCCACTGTCGATATGCATAAAGCCAGAGCACGGCTCGGCCAGATAAACTACAACCTCAGGCACTACAGGAAACTGGCGCACTGCATGCATTTTGCTCTTCATATCGAGCACGGTTTTACTGAAAATGAAGCCGAAAGCATTCTCACCCATATCGCCAAATCCACCGCACAGCTGGTCATAATCGGCGCCAAACGGCTCTCCGTGGCCTCAATTTTCAAGAGGGAGATGCCCATAGAGAAGTTGATGCGCGAAGCCTCCATCAACACCATCGCCTACTATCCGAAAGAGGCCTAGGGGTGGAACCTTTCAGACTGGGCAGAGAAGCGCTCTACCGGGAGTTCCATACCAAAGCGCAGGGGCTGAGCGCAAAAGAGGCGGCACGCCGTTTAACGGATTTCGGTCCCAATGAGATCGAAAGCGGCAAAAAGAAGAGTTATCTCAAAGCGTACGTCAGACAGTATGTCCAGTTCTTCGCCATCCTGTTGGAGGTCGCCGCATTTTTAGCTTTTATAGCCGACCACTATGTCCCGGGTGAAGGCAACGATATTCTGGGCTATGCCATTATCGTTGCCGTTATCATCAATGCCACCTTCACCTTTTGGCAGGAGTATAAAGCGGATAAAGCAATGGAAGCCCTGCTAAGGCTTATGCCCACGATGGTCACTCTCCTGCGCGAGGGGAACACGCAGACTATCGATGCCAAAGGGCTGGTCCCGGGGGACATCATCCTCCTCGAAGAGGGAGACAAGATCGCTGCCGACGCCGTCCTTACGGAACAGACGGCCCTTTATATCAACACCTCTGCCCTTAACGGTGAGTCAAAACCATCCGGGCGGGAGATCGGAGACAAGAGCAGCGCGACAAGGGCCCTGGACGCCAAAAACATGGTCTTCGCAGGAACCGCTGTCGTTTCAGGTAGCGGGAGCGCCGTCGTAATTGCCACGGGGCAGGCGACGGAGTTCGGCAAGATCGCGACACTGACTAAAAATGTCCAGAAGACCCTGACGCCGATGCAGAAAGAGGTGATCCACATCACCCATATCCTCACCCTAATCGCCCTGGCCATGGGTGTGCTCTTTTTTCTGCTGGGGCTCTTCTCGGACCAGGGCCTGCTGATGGCCGCTATCTTTGCCCTCTCTCTTATTGTAGCCAATGTACCCGAGGGGCTGCTGCCTACGATCACCCTCTCCCTCTCCCTCGCCTCCCAACGTATGGCACGGCGAAATGCATTGATCAAAAATCTCGATTCGGTACAGACCCTGGGCAGTGTCACCGTAATCTGTACCGACAAGACGGGGACGCTTACCCGTAACGAGATGACGCTCAAAGAGCTGACGCTCTCGGGCGGGGAAGAGGTCACGCTCAGCGGCGAAGGGTACGCTATCGAGGGGGAGTTCAGCTTCAAAAGCAGCAACGAAAGTTCCCGCACGCGCCTGGAAGAACTGCTGCTCGCCGCTTCAGTGAACTGCCGTGCGATCATCGAAGATGGGAACCTCTTCGGCGACCCGACGGAACTTGCCATCGTTGCGGCCGCCAAAAAAGCCCATATCGACATCGTCTCCTGCAAAAAAAGCAGCGAGGTGCCCTTTTCCAGCGAGCGGAAGATGATGTCCACCGTCTGTGTCCGAGCCGGCAAAGAGCTGCTCTACGCCAAGGGGGCGGCCGAGATCATCTTTACCCGTTCCACCCATTTTGTGGACCGTGACGGCAAAGTCAGACCCTTTGACGAAGAGAACAGAAAACGGCTGCGGCAGCGTGCCGAAGTCTACGAGGAGCAGGCATACCGTGTTTTAGCGATCGCCAAAAACAGCGCCTCCGAAGAGGAGGGGTTGACGCTCCTGGGGCTTGTCGCCATTATGGACCTGCCAAGAACGGAGGTCAAAGAGGCCCTTGCCCAGTGCAAAGCAGCCGGTATCCGCACCATGATGATCACCGGGGACAACCCTAAAACGGCGGAGGCCATCGCCAAAAAGATCGGTCTCGATTTTGATGCCGTGCTGACGGGACCTGAAGTGGCGCTCTTGAGCGAGGAGGCGCTGGAGAACCGCCTCAAAAACGAGACCCTGCTTTTTGCCCGTATGGCAAGCAACCAAAAACTAAAGATCGCCACAGCCTTGCAAAACTGCGGTGAGATCGTGGCAATGACCGGTGACGGGGTCAATGACGCTCCGGCACTCAAACGGGCCGATATCGGCATCGCTATGGGCAATACGGGGACCGATGTTGCCAAAGAGGCTGCCGACATGATCCTGCTCGACGACAACTTCAACTCTATCGTCGCCGCTATCGAAGAGGGGCGCAGCGTCTACTTCAATATCAAGAAGTTCGTCACCTATATTCTCTCCTCCAATGTACCCGAGATCGTCCCCTACATTCTGCAATTTTTCTTCAAGATCCCGATGCCGCTCTCCGTCATCCAGATCCTCTCTATCGACCTTGGTTCCGATATGCTGCCGGGACTGGCACTCGGAAGCGAAAAGCCGGAAAAGAACATCATGAAGCGGCCGCCTGTGGGAAGCGATGAGAAGATCCTGGACTGGGAGGTGTTCAAACGCGGCTACTTCTTTATCGGCGTCATCGAAGCGACGGCCGCCATGGTCGCTTTTATCAGCTTTCTGCTGCTTCACGGCTGGCATTACGGCACGGTCGAGCTTAACGACCCGCTGCTCCATTCGCAGGCGATGACGATGACCCTTTTGGGTGCCGTCAGCTGCCAGCTGGTCAATGTCTGGACGATGCGAAGCTGGGAGTTTTCAGCCTGGAGTGTCGGCTGGACAAGCAACAGGCTGCTTATAGGCACCATGGCGATGGAGTTTCTCTGGATCTGGATGCTGCTGGGGTTTGAACCGGTACAGAAGGTGTTTCATACGGCCTACATACCGCTGAATGAGCTCTGGATACTCCTCCCCTTCCCGCTTCTGCTCTTTGTCAGCCACGAGCTGTACAAATGG
Encoded proteins:
- the aguB gene encoding N-carbamoylputrescine amidase, with translation MVKVAAIQMAMSEDKEANADRAEALVREAAANDAQIILLPELFEGLYFCKDMDEKYFSWAQEREGHPLIGRFSAVAKELGVVLPLSYFEKSGSDYFNSLVVIDADGTVMENYRKTHIPSGPGYEEKFYFKPGDTGFRVWQTAYAKIGVGICWDQWFPETARSLALMGAELIFYPTAIGSEPEIHVDSKAHWQRVQQGHSAANTVPVIAANRIGEEAGESCTLTFYGSSFMSDYTGSKIAEASRDEETVIYAEYDIMENRKQKEYWGLFQDRRPEMYEKICRS
- the traF gene encoding conjugal transfer protein TraF encodes the protein MQSKLALSLSTILLLGGSSLHALKFETLGYKSVSMGGAAVASSAGSIATYNNPALLAKTPYGVEVSLGGGISEYDHGAGASIEKLDDVDFIDTLDRASQDVLTLTEEDKQNLIEGKNIIVDMDGNAISLAPQAYLAAQVQNFGFGLFGSSDSAATAVVDQAHDQLIFENSFSPTGYSKIDESTLNLTNSSAADYTDYSIEYAVNNNLTYMDVTGVTLAEVPIAYGRNFETNIGNVMVGGALKYMHALTYTERMKIDNSDEDSGNDLKKDEQSSNFGIDLGLAYQPVFDYDLTFGLVAKNINAPKFDFYDGGTYKIDPMVRAGVAYRILDSLEVAADIDLTSNKMLNEDLESQMIGGGVNYEPFTDFFALSLRAGLMKNLDANDKSDLIYTAGLGIGVKWFQVDLSGQMSGNKSTVDGTSIPQYAKVNLALISRW
- a CDS encoding ester cyclase translates to MENKELIRAYYDMWNDQDFTKAETLLDPDVRFRGSLDITANGIEGFKEYAQMLLHAFPNLYHAVEIMVQENNLAAVYVTYTGTHKGPVFDYEPTGRRICYSGASFFQFKNGKITSINVLGDLNSLHKQLS
- a CDS encoding mechanosensitive ion channel domain-containing protein produces the protein MSSNILWSIGAAFLAYVGFRLFKRLLRNIARRKGVADKRLFYIEKVFELLFVVAALIVIAFIWSVDIKGVSVVASSIFAIIGVAMFAQWSILSNITASIIIFFTFPARVGDKIKVIDGENSIEGTIQEIALFQVELKDDEGNVVLYPNNLLLQKPVIKIK
- a CDS encoding cation-transporting P-type ATPase, which gives rise to MEPFRLGREALYREFHTKAQGLSAKEAARRLTDFGPNEIESGKKKSYLKAYVRQYVQFFAILLEVAAFLAFIADHYVPGEGNDILGYAIIVAVIINATFTFWQEYKADKAMEALLRLMPTMVTLLREGNTQTIDAKGLVPGDIILLEEGDKIAADAVLTEQTALYINTSALNGESKPSGREIGDKSSATRALDAKNMVFAGTAVVSGSGSAVVIATGQATEFGKIATLTKNVQKTLTPMQKEVIHITHILTLIALAMGVLFFLLGLFSDQGLLMAAIFALSLIVANVPEGLLPTITLSLSLASQRMARRNALIKNLDSVQTLGSVTVICTDKTGTLTRNEMTLKELTLSGGEEVTLSGEGYAIEGEFSFKSSNESSRTRLEELLLAASVNCRAIIEDGNLFGDPTELAIVAAAKKAHIDIVSCKKSSEVPFSSERKMMSTVCVRAGKELLYAKGAAEIIFTRSTHFVDRDGKVRPFDEENRKRLRQRAEVYEEQAYRVLAIAKNSASEEEGLTLLGLVAIMDLPRTEVKEALAQCKAAGIRTMMITGDNPKTAEAIAKKIGLDFDAVLTGPEVALLSEEALENRLKNETLLFARMASNQKLKIATALQNCGEIVAMTGDGVNDAPALKRADIGIAMGNTGTDVAKEAADMILLDDNFNSIVAAIEEGRSVYFNIKKFVTYILSSNVPEIVPYILQFFFKIPMPLSVIQILSIDLGSDMLPGLALGSEKPEKNIMKRPPVGSDEKILDWEVFKRGYFFIGVIEATAAMVAFISFLLLHGWHYGTVELNDPLLHSQAMTMTLLGAVSCQLVNVWTMRSWEFSAWSVGWTSNRLLIGTMAMEFLWIWMLLGFEPVQKVFHTAYIPLNELWILLPFPLLLFVSHELYKWRKRVAKVHQEQPRRRAFL